From Triticum aestivum cultivar Chinese Spring chromosome 4A, IWGSC CS RefSeq v2.1, whole genome shotgun sequence, a single genomic window includes:
- the LOC123084335 gene encoding wall-associated receptor kinase 4-like — protein MTRNVLMGVGWDAEAMVLSSIVGSDSSRITCESYLRGNLNEATNGSCSRRGCCQASFPEAVPYDTFYLDVNGPHNNTLWETNPCSYAMVVESSWYNFSTPDLYGDEVQRKLFPRGVPYVLDFAIRSGSCPPDGQPAPACASANSHCATATRGPGYVCKCLEHYEGNPYIAGGCKDINECEHPDLYPCSGTCMNKPGGYDCPCKRWKKGDGKAGTCAENFPLVVTLVVGAIGGISCISIVTLVILLRKEKRKMREFYEKNGGPTLQKAKLIKLFKKEELRPILKSRNFIGKGGFSEVYKGSLLDIGLVAVKKPISGSVLENKQFANEVIIQSQVIHKNIVRLIGCCLEVDIPMLVYEFLSKGSLDDILHNNNDAPLDLHVRLRIAADSADGLAYMHSKAHTRILHGDVKPANILLDDNFVPKISDFGISRLIVRDKQHTNTVIGDRSYMDPEYLRSGLLTEKSDVYSFGVVILELISRQIATHSDGNRLVENFLEAHNENRAAVFFDEAFTRPCDLDLLSSLAVIAMKCLEHDVDQRPSMIEVAQRILTIYHSHVTLVQ, from the exons ATGACGCGCAATGTTCTCATGGGGGTCGGCTGGGACGCCGAAGCTATGGTCTTGAGCAGCATCGTAGGGAGTGACAGCTCCCGCATCACCTGCGAGTCATACCTCAGGGGCAACCTGAACGAGGCCACCAATGGCTCCTGCTCTAGGCGGGGCTGCTGCCAGGCCTCCTTCCCAGAAGCGGTTCCCTATGACACATTCTATCTCGACGTCAATGGGCCCCATAACAACACTCTGTGGGAGACCAACCCATGCTCCTACGCCATGGTGGTGGAGAGTTCGTGGTACAACTTCTCTACGCCGGACTTGTACGGTGACGAGGTGCAGCGCAAGCTTTTCCCAAGGGGCGTGCCATACGTGCTCGACTTCGCCATCAGGAgtgggtcatgtccgccggatggGCAGCCGGCTCCCGCCTGTGCCAGCGCCAACAGCCATTGTGCAACCGCAACCCGTGGGCCTGGCTATGTCTGCAAGTGCTTGGAGCACTATGAGGGTAACCCTTACATCGCCGGCGGATGTAAAG ACATCAATGAGTGTGAGCACCCTGATTTGTATCCTTGCTCTGGGACTTGCATGAACAAGCCAGGAGGTTATGACTGTCCATGTAAAAGATGGAAGAAAGGGGACGGGAAAGCAGGAACTTGTGCAGAAAATTTCCCCCTGGTAGTAACGTTGGTTGTTGG TGCAATAGGGGGGATTTCTTGCATTTCAATTGTgacacttgttattcttcttcgcAAAGAGAAAAGAAAGATGAGAGAATTCTATGAAAAGAATGGAGGGCCTACTTTACAGAAGgcaaaactcataaaacttttcaagaaggaggaACTCAGACCAATTCTAAAGAGTAGAAATTTTATTGGAAAAGGTGGCTTCAGTGAAGTTTACAAGGGTAGCCTTCTTGATATTGGGCTAGTTGCAGTGAAGAAGCCAATCAGCGGTAGCGTGTTGGAGAATAAACAATTTGCAAATGAAGTCATCATCCAATCTCAAGTAATCCACAAGAACATAGTCAGGCTCATAGGTTGTTGCCTAGAAGTTGATATTCCAATGCTAGTATATGAGTTTCTTTCCAAAGGTAGCCTCGATGACATTCTTCACAATAACAATGATGCACCTCTTGACTTGCACGTGCGTTTACGCATTGCTGCTGACTCAGCAGATGGTCTAGCTTATATGCACTCAAAAGCACATACTAGAATCTTACATGGTGATGTCAAACCAGCAAATATACTCTTGGATGATAACTTTGTGCCAAAGATTTCAGATTTTGGCATATCGAGGTTGATTGTGAGAGATAAACAACACACAAATACAGTCATTGGTGACAGGAGCTATATGGATCCAGAGTACCTACGGTCGGGCCTATTGACTGAAAAAAGTGATGTCTACAGTTTTGGAGTCGTGATACTAGAACTTATTAGTAGGCAGATAGCTACACATTCTGATGGTAATAGATTAGTAGAAAATTTCCTGGAAGCCCACAACGAAAACAGAGCTGCTGTATTTTTTGATGAGGCGTTTACAAGGCCATGTGATTTGGACCTACTTAGTAGTCTTGCGGTGATCGCTATGAAATGTCTTGAACATGATGTGGATCAAAGGCCATCAATGATAGAGGTAGCTCAGCGCATTCTTACAATTTATCATTCGCATGTCACATTAGTTCAGTGA